A region from the Toxotes jaculatrix isolate fToxJac2 chromosome 2, fToxJac2.pri, whole genome shotgun sequence genome encodes:
- the npbwr2b gene encoding neuropeptides B/W receptor type 2b — protein MENVSIPSGAPPVCSDSVDFYSLTSENRTDLNCTPPSEFYFYADLYVILPVIYSVICAVGLTGNTAVIYVILKAPKMKTVTNMFILNLAIADDLFTLVLPINIAEHLLHYWPFGEVLCKVILSIDHYNIFSSIYFLTVMSIDRYLVVLATVRSKRMPYRTYRAAKITSLCVWILVILIVMPFTVFAGVYVNPNDGRKSCVLSFPSPESLWFKASRIYTLILGFAIPVSTICILYTMMLYKLRNMRLNSNAKALDKAKKKVTIMVFIVLAVCLFCWTPFHLSTIVALTTDLRTTPLLIGISYFITSLSYANSCLNPFLYAFLDDSFRKAFKKMLECRPA, from the coding sequence ATGGAGAATGTGTCCATCCCCAGCGGTGCACCGCCAGTCTGCAGTGACTCTGTGGACTTCTACTCCCTCACGTCGGAGAACCGCACTGACCTGAACTGCACTCCTCCCTCCGAGTTTTACTTCTACGCCGACCTTTACGTCATTTTACCAGTCATCTACTCTGTAATCTGCGCAGTGGGACTGACAGGCAACACGGCTGTCATCTATGTGATCCTCAAGGCCCCGAAGATGAAAACAGTCACCAATATGTTCATCCTGAACTTGGCCATCGCAGATGATTTGTTCACTTTGGTGTTGCCAATCAACATAGCTGAACATTTGTTGCACTACTGGCCTTTTGGTGAGGTTTTGTGCAAAGTCATCCTCAGCATAGACCACTACAACATCTTCTCGAGTATCTATTTTCTGACAGTTATGAGCATTGACCGTTACCTGGTCGTCTTAGCCACAGTGAGGTCTAAACGTATGCCTTACCGAACCTACCGAGCAGCAAAAATCACCTCATTATGTGTCTGGATCCTCGTCATCCTCATCGTTATGCCCTTCACAGTTTTTGCTGGCGTCTACGTCAACCCCAACGACGGGAGAAAGAGCTGCGTGCTCAGCTTCCCCAGCCCTGAAAGTTTGTGGTTCAAAGCGAGCCGGATCTACACACTCATCCTGGGCTTTGCCATCCCAGTCTCAACCATCTGCATCTTATACACCATGATGCTCTACAAGCTGAGGAACATGCGGCTCAACAGCAACGCCAAGGCGCTGGACAAGGCCAAGAAGAAAGTCACTATCATGGTGTTCATCGTCTTGGCCGTCTGCTTGTTCTGCTGGACCCCATTCCACCTCAGCACCATTGTGGCTCTGACGACGGACCTGAGGACCACGCCGCTGCTGATCGGGATCTCCTACTTCATAACCAGCCTGAGCTACGCCAACTCCTGCCTCAACCCGTTCCTCTATGCCTTTCTGGATGACAGCTTCAGGAAAGCCTTCAAGAAGATGCTGGAATGTAGACCGGCCTGA